From Flavobacterium lipolyticum, one genomic window encodes:
- a CDS encoding SDR family oxidoreductase has translation MSKTILITGAASGFGKIAAFDLAKRGHKVIATAEVYPQMSDLIREAKDSGIELIADKLDVTDSRDIEYIINKYEIDILISNAGIMEGGPIAEQPLDLVRYMFDVNVFGGLQLAQGFIKKWVNQKKAAKIVFTTSMGGLWTVPYVAAYCASKHAMESIAEGLKTELVQFNIKIATCNPGVFGTGFNDRGVDSIFRWYNPEKNFTPPTAFDGAADSLKDQLDPQSMADTIVNVALDENSNFRNVHPKETEDFVKQLQAEAWTAKS, from the coding sequence ATGAGCAAAACAATTTTAATTACAGGAGCTGCAAGTGGTTTTGGAAAAATCGCTGCATTTGACCTAGCAAAAAGAGGCCACAAAGTTATCGCAACGGCAGAAGTTTATCCGCAAATGAGTGATTTGATTCGTGAAGCTAAAGATTCAGGTATCGAATTAATTGCTGATAAATTAGATGTAACAGATTCCCGTGACATTGAATACATCATTAACAAATATGAAATTGATATTCTCATCAGCAATGCGGGAATTATGGAAGGCGGACCAATCGCGGAACAGCCTTTGGATTTAGTACGTTATATGTTTGATGTCAATGTTTTTGGCGGGCTGCAATTAGCACAAGGATTTATCAAAAAATGGGTGAATCAGAAAAAAGCGGCAAAAATCGTGTTCACCACATCAATGGGTGGTCTTTGGACGGTTCCTTATGTTGCGGCTTATTGTGCTTCCAAACACGCTATGGAATCCATTGCCGAAGGTTTGAAAACTGAATTGGTACAATTTAACATCAAAATTGCTACATGTAATCCCGGAGTTTTTGGTACAGGGTTTAACGATCGTGGCGTAGATTCTATTTTCCGTTGGTACAATCCGGAGAAAAATTTCACACCACCAACCGCATTTGATGGAGCGGCTGATTCACTGAAAGACCAGTTAGATCCACAATCAATGGCAGATACAATTGTGAATGTTGCTTTAGATGAAAATTCAAATTTTAGAAATGTGCATCCGAAAGAAACAGAAGATTTCGTAAAACAATTACAAGCAGAAGCCTGGACAGCAAAAAGTTAG
- a CDS encoding GlcG/HbpS family heme-binding protein: MNITYKEASKVLNASIEKANELNIPVSIAVVDNGGHLMVFARLDSVYGVIDFAVKKAKTAVMFGVNSEIMGTIVGGSDIHGYGMLNSNGGLLTIPGGAVIKDVDGNIIGAVGSSGGTVEQDKEIAEAGANRLHNF, from the coding sequence ATGAATATTACCTATAAGGAAGCATCAAAAGTATTGAATGCTTCGATAGAAAAAGCAAATGAACTTAATATTCCTGTGAGTATTGCCGTGGTGGACAATGGCGGACATTTGATGGTATTTGCGCGATTGGACAGTGTGTATGGCGTGATTGATTTCGCCGTAAAGAAAGCTAAAACTGCCGTAATGTTTGGTGTGAACAGCGAAATCATGGGCACTATCGTTGGAGGTTCAGACATTCACGGTTACGGAATGCTTAATTCCAATGGTGGCCTTTTGACGATTCCCGGAGGTGCTGTAATTAAAGATGTTGATGGAAACATCATTGGAGCAGTCGGTTCTTCGGGTGGAACGGTAGAACAGGATAAAGAAATTGCGGAAGCAGGAGCAAATCGCTTGCATAATTTTTAG
- a CDS encoding helix-turn-helix domain-containing protein — protein sequence MAESSEIIFDKLVYSCAFEKYRGHEEFIPEHFLGFQLSGETHAFYADGNTVISENQILLVRKNQLIRTIKYPGKSGKYQFISISLDSEILRQYALENKIIGEHSKQHKQKLFFEPDEFLNAYFLSLRPYINKTKEAKPKLANLKIREAIELILQSNPDLKNVLFDFSEPYKIDLEEFMNQNYMFNVSVETFAKLTGRSASGFKRDFAKAFKTTPKQWLRERRLDEAVYRIKYKKEKPADFYLDLGFENLSHFYYAFKQKFGLTTTEI from the coding sequence ATGGCAGAAAGTAGCGAAATTATATTCGATAAATTGGTGTATTCCTGTGCATTTGAAAAATACAGAGGACACGAAGAGTTTATACCCGAGCATTTTCTAGGATTTCAATTGTCGGGTGAAACCCACGCTTTTTATGCGGATGGCAATACCGTTATTTCTGAAAATCAGATTTTGCTGGTTAGAAAAAATCAACTTATTCGCACGATTAAATATCCCGGAAAATCGGGAAAATATCAGTTTATTTCTATTTCGTTAGACAGTGAAATTCTTCGTCAGTATGCATTGGAAAATAAAATAATCGGTGAACATAGTAAGCAACACAAACAAAAATTATTTTTTGAACCCGATGAATTTCTGAATGCCTATTTTCTTTCGCTTAGGCCATATATTAACAAAACGAAAGAAGCTAAACCCAAGCTGGCAAACTTAAAAATCAGGGAAGCCATTGAACTAATACTTCAAAGCAACCCTGATTTAAAAAACGTTTTATTCGATTTTTCCGAACCTTACAAAATAGATTTGGAAGAATTTATGAATCAAAACTATATGTTCAACGTTTCGGTGGAAACGTTCGCAAAGCTGACAGGCAGAAGTGCTTCAGGCTTCAAACGGGATTTTGCGAAAGCATTCAAAACGACACCCAAACAATGGTTAAGAGAAAGGCGTTTGGACGAAGCAGTGTACCGCATTAAGTACAAGAAGGAAAAACCTGCAGATTTCTATCTCGATTTAGGGTTTGAAAACCTATCGCATTTTTATTATGCCTTCAAACAAAAGTTCGGGCTTACGACTACTGAAATATAA
- a CDS encoding universal stress protein → MLSPLTIIAATNFSETSNNAVTYAAGIAKTAGAKLILFNSFSLSFHSANSLITAENLQKQIEKAASRLETRSAEIADLYKIEVSSVCTYSFLEDELSYLIGSTAASLVVMGMAERSFEQELMGNSTTAVIKNLNIPVLAVPLKARFHSIKKILYASDTLSLSAIKRFSWIRQIVNDLGAEIEFFSVEEKLNNLKEEQDRILLTSTLEKEFEQVKYMYKSVKSNAVIKEIEKEIKNYEADILVMVPQKYGFWDSLVHKSKTRIMAAGLDIPLLSFPNY, encoded by the coding sequence ATGCTTTCTCCACTGACTATAATTGCCGCGACAAATTTTTCAGAAACATCAAATAATGCTGTTACTTATGCAGCTGGAATTGCAAAAACTGCAGGAGCGAAGCTGATTCTTTTTAATTCCTTTTCGTTAAGTTTTCACAGTGCTAATTCTCTTATTACTGCAGAAAACTTGCAGAAACAAATTGAAAAAGCAGCTTCCCGACTTGAAACACGGAGCGCAGAAATAGCTGATTTATACAAAATAGAAGTAAGTTCTGTATGTACTTATTCTTTTTTAGAAGATGAACTTTCTTATCTTATAGGCAGTACAGCGGCAAGTCTTGTGGTAATGGGAATGGCAGAGCGTTCTTTTGAACAGGAATTAATGGGAAATTCAACTACGGCTGTTATAAAAAATTTGAATATTCCGGTTTTGGCGGTGCCTTTAAAAGCCCGTTTCCATAGTATCAAAAAAATACTTTATGCTTCTGATACTTTGAGTTTATCAGCAATAAAAAGATTTAGCTGGATCAGGCAGATTGTTAATGATTTAGGAGCAGAAATTGAGTTCTTTAGTGTAGAAGAAAAACTGAATAATTTAAAAGAAGAACAAGATAGAATATTGCTGACTTCTACATTAGAGAAAGAATTTGAGCAAGTGAAATACATGTATAAAAGTGTAAAATCAAATGCCGTAATCAAGGAAATAGAGAAAGAAATCAAAAATTATGAGGCCGATATTTTAGTAATGGTACCTCAAAAATATGGTTTTTGGGATTCTTTGGTTCATAAAAGTAAAACCAGAATTATGGCGGCAGGTCTGGATATTCCGTTATTGTCTTTTCCAAATTATTAG
- a CDS encoding LytR/AlgR family response regulator transcription factor has translation MKILIVEDESINASRLKRLLEELEPQCEILAVIDTVADSVKWLNSNPAPDLITMDIRLADGLSFSIFDEVEITSPVIFTTAYDEYAIKAFKVNSIDYLMKPIEKNELEFALKKFKSISKVENNTTDIAGILKGFMNKPSFRLRFLVTYRDGYKSVDVADIDFIYSEFKTSNLVLKDGTAIPVTQTMEELEQELDPDVFFRANRQFFIRVESIKSISNYFNAKLKIQLKLDADREVIISREKAPVFKQWMDR, from the coding sequence ATGAAAATTTTAATTGTAGAAGATGAAAGTATCAACGCCAGCCGCCTAAAAAGACTGTTGGAAGAACTGGAACCTCAATGTGAGATTCTGGCCGTTATTGATACCGTTGCAGATTCTGTTAAATGGCTGAATTCAAACCCGGCGCCGGATTTAATCACGATGGATATTCGTCTGGCAGACGGATTGAGTTTTTCTATTTTTGATGAAGTCGAAATTACCTCTCCAGTTATCTTTACAACAGCTTATGACGAATATGCTATAAAAGCTTTTAAGGTAAACAGTATTGATTACCTGATGAAGCCAATTGAAAAAAACGAACTTGAATTTGCTTTAAAAAAGTTTAAATCTATTTCGAAAGTTGAAAATAACACCACAGATATTGCCGGAATTCTAAAAGGTTTTATGAATAAACCTTCTTTTAGATTACGTTTTTTAGTAACCTATCGCGACGGTTATAAAAGTGTAGATGTTGCTGATATCGATTTTATATATTCGGAATTTAAGACCAGTAATTTAGTGCTTAAAGACGGCACGGCCATTCCCGTAACTCAGACTATGGAAGAATTAGAGCAGGAACTTGATCCGGATGTTTTTTTTCGTGCCAACAGACAGTTTTTCATTCGAGTAGAAAGCATAAAGTCGATCTCAAACTATTTTAATGCAAAGCTAAAAATACAGCTTAAATTAGATGCTGACCGTGAAGTGATCATAAGCAGAGAAAAAGCGCCTGTATTTAAACAATGGATGGATCGCTAG
- a CDS encoding serine hydrolase produces the protein MYKVVSMFRLRLLISTCFCLFSAFIFSQNKILFVVSNQDYYGTSQIRTANHFGEIVVPYDVFSKSGYTVDFVSPKGGAVPIGYINASDSIHKKFLYNNFLMNKLKTTMKPTEVVPENYSAIFYGGGGAAMYGVAENVSIQNLARQIFLKNGVVSAICHGTAGLAYLKDEYGKSLYKDRKITGFADKFEDKQEEYYKTFPFTIDGAIKKNEGNFVYSDKLGEGFYVVDGQFVTGQDPSAASRMASEIITLIEKNKSVIQQESIKKLDKVFSEWDNSKDKPGVAAGLLKEGQIVYVKGFGRADITHEIPIDIDTKFQIGAMAKQFTAFTILLLEEQGKLSLSDDVRKYIPQFRDFGSKITIKHLLSQSSGLHDFLALKEIAGWQEKDVFTQKDALDLIFRQKELDYEPGTKFSQSSSGLILLAEVVKQVTGQTLAEFSQKSIFQPLGMTNTLFCDDNEMIIPNAATSYQVSKNGLKNNLINHSIFGTTNLYTSAADLSRWYLNFDKPKVGSKKLIEKLASPVTLNDGKTTFSPTSGRLLYGQQYLHARRGVPKIWTYGLEGGYASNIFIFPNQNVISFVLGNNNRYNGSLAMNMAMEVLGNVFPQPPSIDFSKLKSIKMTPQQLGVYNGFYWDDERVSGRRVFVKNDTLRYQVLGSETESLLIPVTEKKFQMVVDGDDIIMVEFRKEGEHFKMIYTSGESDEYAYEYYTPKTYSTTDLNEFSGTYYCKTLGASYTLAQNEKDLFTSNKSQSRINFTPIESDLFLSSARNLGSIRFVRDKQQKITGFYINSDRIKNLLFEKI, from the coding sequence ATGTACAAAGTAGTATCAATGTTCAGATTACGGCTTTTAATAAGCACTTGTTTTTGCTTATTTTCGGCCTTTATTTTTTCGCAAAACAAAATCCTATTTGTAGTTTCTAATCAGGACTACTATGGAACTTCACAGATTAGAACCGCTAATCACTTTGGGGAGATTGTTGTGCCCTACGACGTATTTTCAAAATCAGGATATACAGTAGATTTTGTAAGCCCAAAAGGCGGAGCTGTTCCAATTGGCTATATTAATGCTTCGGATAGTATTCATAAAAAATTCCTATACAATAATTTTTTAATGAATAAACTCAAAACTACGATGAAGCCTACTGAAGTTGTTCCTGAAAATTATAGTGCGATTTTTTATGGCGGAGGTGGCGCAGCTATGTATGGCGTAGCAGAAAATGTTAGCATTCAGAACCTTGCAAGACAGATTTTTCTAAAAAACGGGGTAGTTTCGGCTATTTGCCACGGTACGGCTGGCTTAGCGTATTTGAAAGACGAGTACGGTAAATCACTCTACAAAGACCGAAAAATAACCGGTTTTGCGGATAAATTTGAAGACAAACAAGAGGAGTATTACAAAACTTTTCCTTTTACCATTGATGGAGCCATTAAAAAGAATGAAGGCAACTTTGTGTATTCTGATAAATTAGGAGAAGGTTTTTATGTGGTCGATGGCCAGTTTGTAACGGGGCAAGATCCTAGCGCTGCCTCAAGAATGGCTTCCGAAATAATCACTCTTATAGAAAAAAACAAGTCTGTTATACAGCAAGAATCCATCAAAAAATTGGATAAAGTATTCTCTGAATGGGATAATTCTAAGGATAAACCGGGTGTAGCAGCAGGTCTTCTAAAAGAGGGACAAATTGTCTATGTAAAAGGTTTTGGCCGTGCAGATATAACCCACGAAATTCCCATCGATATAGATACCAAATTTCAAATAGGGGCTATGGCCAAGCAATTTACGGCCTTTACTATTTTATTGCTGGAAGAACAAGGGAAATTGTCTTTGTCTGATGATGTGCGCAAATATATTCCACAATTTCGTGATTTTGGTTCAAAAATTACTATAAAACATTTACTAAGTCAATCCAGTGGTTTGCACGACTTTCTGGCTCTAAAAGAAATTGCAGGTTGGCAAGAAAAAGATGTTTTTACGCAAAAAGACGCTTTGGATTTAATTTTCCGACAAAAAGAATTGGATTATGAACCAGGAACAAAATTTTCGCAGAGTTCATCAGGGCTTATTTTATTAGCTGAAGTAGTTAAACAAGTTACAGGTCAAACACTTGCTGAATTTTCTCAGAAATCTATTTTTCAGCCTCTAGGGATGACCAATACCTTGTTTTGCGATGATAATGAAATGATAATACCTAATGCAGCTACTTCGTATCAGGTATCTAAAAACGGATTGAAAAATAATCTTATCAATCATTCCATTTTTGGGACTACCAATCTTTATACTTCGGCGGCAGATTTGAGCCGTTGGTATCTCAATTTTGACAAACCCAAAGTAGGCAGTAAAAAGTTGATAGAAAAACTGGCTTCTCCGGTTACTTTAAATGATGGTAAAACTACTTTTAGTCCAACCTCAGGAAGACTTTTGTACGGGCAACAGTACTTACATGCAAGACGTGGCGTTCCAAAAATCTGGACGTATGGTTTAGAAGGAGGCTATGCAAGTAATATTTTTATATTCCCCAATCAAAATGTTATTTCGTTTGTGCTTGGAAATAATAACAGATATAACGGTAGTCTTGCTATGAACATGGCTATGGAAGTACTTGGAAATGTTTTTCCGCAGCCGCCAAGTATTGACTTTAGTAAGCTTAAAAGCATAAAAATGACACCCCAACAATTAGGCGTATACAATGGCTTTTATTGGGATGATGAAAGAGTGTCCGGGCGCAGGGTTTTTGTGAAAAATGACACTTTACGCTATCAGGTATTGGGCAGTGAAACTGAAAGTTTGTTAATACCTGTTACAGAGAAAAAATTTCAAATGGTAGTTGATGGAGATGATATAATTATGGTTGAATTTCGTAAGGAAGGTGAGCATTTTAAAATGATTTATACTTCTGGTGAAAGCGATGAGTATGCCTATGAATACTACACCCCAAAAACATATTCTACAACAGATTTAAATGAATTTTCAGGTACCTATTATTGTAAAACTTTGGGAGCAAGCTATACATTGGCTCAAAACGAAAAAGACTTATTCACAAGTAATAAGAGTCAAAGTAGGATCAATTTTACTCCCATTGAGTCAGATTTGTTTCTGAGTAGTGCCAGAAATTTAGGCAGCATTCGGTTTGTTCGTGATAAGCAACAAAAAATTACGGGATTTTATATTAACTCTGATAGGATTAAGAATTTACTTTTCGAAAAAATCTAA
- a CDS encoding two-component regulator propeller domain-containing protein, with protein MQEGSFHVRSIMEDRKGNLWIGFNGMGILKYDGKKIVNFTGQQKLEKQYTKGNSLERVFSIGEDTRRYYRKHLVWYCRVRCIEI; from the coding sequence TTGCAAGAGGGTTCTTTTCATGTTCGAAGCATAATGGAAGACAGGAAAGGAAATCTGTGGATCGGTTTTAATGGAATGGGGATTTTGAAATATGATGGAAAAAAAATAGTCAATTTCACCGGACAACAGAAATTAGAGAAGCAGTATACGAAAGGTAATTCTCTTGAAAGGGTCTTTTCGATTGGAGAAGATACTAGAAGATACTATAGGAAACATTTGGTTTGGTACTGTAGAGTCCGGTGCATAGAGATATGA
- a CDS encoding DoxX family protein produces the protein MNRHVISLALRLVLGLNFLFASIAHLKLWRFYVEEPSKITSWITNNFVLGNCIAAGLFIISFFLLLGYKTIWATIVSIAFLLINHIALLFTKPANQAFSGPFYNSFHHSVPFIGFAIVLLYALSAKKDFSIDKFLKNENELSSKIKDEIVFFSARIFIGVLFFAQGLELLTGKATLMSFAENVYVKSYDTTFIPTSLLWFMGLSNPWILCICGALLTLGLKTKWAAYLLSFFMVSIVFGHLLDDPFETSGSISMYGFNNLAFVLLVLWLENGHNKYSIDRILYKKRTTT, from the coding sequence ATGAATAGACATGTTATAAGTTTGGCATTACGATTGGTATTAGGATTGAATTTTTTATTTGCTTCTATTGCACACTTGAAATTGTGGAGATTTTATGTAGAAGAACCATCAAAAATAACTTCATGGATTACAAATAATTTTGTTTTAGGAAATTGTATTGCAGCTGGACTTTTTATAATCTCTTTTTTCCTCTTATTAGGTTACAAAACAATTTGGGCAACAATTGTTTCAATTGCATTTTTATTAATAAATCATATTGCGTTATTATTTACTAAACCTGCAAACCAGGCTTTCAGCGGGCCATTTTATAATTCATTTCATCATTCTGTTCCATTTATTGGTTTTGCTATTGTTCTTTTATACGCCTTATCTGCAAAAAAAGACTTTTCTATAGACAAATTTTTAAAAAATGAGAATGAATTGAGTTCAAAGATAAAAGACGAAATAGTGTTTTTTAGTGCGCGAATTTTCATTGGGGTGCTATTTTTTGCACAAGGATTAGAGTTGCTGACAGGAAAGGCAACTTTAATGAGCTTTGCCGAAAATGTATACGTAAAATCGTATGATACGACATTTATTCCAACATCTTTATTGTGGTTTATGGGACTTTCTAATCCTTGGATTTTGTGTATCTGCGGGGCTTTACTAACACTTGGACTAAAAACAAAATGGGCTGCCTATTTGTTGTCGTTTTTTATGGTAAGTATTGTATTTGGACATTTATTGGACGATCCTTTTGAAACTTCGGGTTCCATCAGTATGTACGGATTTAATAATTTAGCCTTTGTTCTACTTGTACTGTGGCTAGAAAACGGACATAACAAATACAGTATTGACAGAATTTTGTATAAAAAACGAACAACAACTTAA
- a CDS encoding sensor histidine kinase produces the protein MAAILSLFISFIHTSIFLLNRWRVTSEEAAELKVKASELQEAAAKYELESLKLQLDPHFIFNNFSALTELIHEDPKAAASFLENITKVYRYMISNLNKDTITVKEEIEFLNAYFYLLKKRLGEKVDLKLQIDMTCLDRHLPPLTLQLLVENAVKHNMATVSNPLTISIYSDLGDLVVRNNLQPTAGKSLVSTGIGHKNIEFRYKILHDRMPVFSESNGAYCVRLPLISK, from the coding sequence ATGGCTGCGATATTATCCCTTTTTATAAGTTTTATTCATACCAGTATATTTTTGTTGAACCGTTGGCGTGTTACTTCTGAAGAAGCGGCAGAACTAAAAGTAAAAGCATCTGAACTTCAGGAAGCCGCAGCAAAATATGAATTGGAGTCATTAAAATTACAGCTTGATCCGCATTTTATCTTTAATAATTTCAGTGCCCTGACGGAGCTAATTCATGAAGATCCAAAAGCCGCCGCATCATTTTTGGAGAATATTACAAAGGTGTATCGTTATATGATTTCAAACCTAAATAAAGATACCATAACAGTAAAAGAAGAGATTGAATTTTTGAATGCTTATTTTTATCTTTTAAAGAAAAGACTTGGTGAAAAGGTTGATTTGAAACTTCAAATTGATATGACCTGTTTAGACCGTCATTTACCGCCATTAACTTTGCAGTTGTTGGTCGAAAATGCCGTAAAACATAATATGGCAACAGTGTCAAATCCGCTTACGATTTCTATTTATTCTGATCTTGGTGATCTTGTGGTTAGAAATAATCTACAACCAACAGCCGGAAAGAGTTTGGTTTCTACTGGAATCGGACATAAAAATATTGAGTTTCGATATAAAATTCTGCACGATAGAATGCCCGTTTTCTCGGAGTCAAATGGGGCTTATTGTGTACGTTTGCCTTTAATTTCAAAATAG